In one Blastococcus sp. Marseille-P5729 genomic region, the following are encoded:
- the gnd gene encoding phosphogluconate dehydrogenase (NAD(+)-dependent, decarboxylating) gives MQVGLVGLGKMGGNMADRLTAGGHDVVGYDRSPQSKRTVDSLEAMVNALSAPRVVWVMVPAGEPTRETIQTLGELLSDGDLVIDGGNSKYTDDQANAERLAARGIGFVDCGVSGGVWGKTEGYALMCGGDPEHVAMAQPVFDALKPEGEHGFVHAGKVGAGHFTKMVHNGIEYGMMQAYAEGYELLQKVDLVENVDEAFASWQSGTVVRSWLLDLLVKATEADPNLSQIRGYAQDSGEGRWTVEAAIENAVPLPVITASLYARFASRQEESPAMKVIAALRNQFGGHAVGKAGDTTDIPIS, from the coding sequence ATGCAGGTTGGACTCGTCGGACTCGGCAAGATGGGCGGCAACATGGCCGACCGGCTCACCGCCGGTGGGCATGACGTGGTCGGCTACGACCGCTCACCGCAGAGCAAGCGCACCGTCGACTCGCTCGAGGCGATGGTCAATGCGCTGTCTGCACCGCGCGTCGTGTGGGTGATGGTGCCGGCCGGCGAACCCACCCGCGAGACGATCCAGACACTCGGTGAGCTGCTGTCGGACGGCGATCTGGTGATCGACGGCGGCAACTCGAAGTACACCGACGACCAGGCGAACGCCGAGAGGCTGGCGGCCAGGGGCATCGGGTTCGTGGACTGCGGTGTGTCCGGCGGAGTGTGGGGCAAGACCGAGGGGTACGCGCTGATGTGCGGCGGCGATCCTGAGCACGTCGCGATGGCCCAGCCGGTGTTCGACGCGCTCAAGCCCGAGGGTGAGCATGGGTTCGTGCACGCCGGGAAGGTCGGCGCCGGGCACTTCACCAAGATGGTCCACAACGGCATCGAGTACGGCATGATGCAGGCGTACGCCGAGGGCTACGAGCTGCTGCAGAAGGTGGATCTGGTCGAGAACGTCGATGAGGCGTTCGCGTCGTGGCAGTCCGGCACCGTCGTCCGCTCGTGGCTGCTCGACCTGCTCGTGAAGGCGACCGAGGCCGATCCGAACCTGTCGCAGATCCGCGGCTACGCGCAGGACTCCGGCGAGGGCCGCTGGACCGTCGAGGCCGCGATCGAGAACGCCGTCCCGCTGCCGGTCATCACCGCCTCGCTGTATGCCCGGTTCGCCTCGCGGCAGGAGGAGTCGCCGGCGATGAAGGTGATCGCGGCGCTGCGCAACCAGTTCGGTGGACACGCGGTCGGCAAGGCCGGCGACACCACCGACATCCCGATCTCCTAG
- a CDS encoding type II toxin-antitoxin system VapC family toxin yields MILDTSAAVAMLRAEPEAEAFLAVIQAADTVRMSTASVLELSMVTAASGPQIVDDLLEGFAIQVVAVDAEHLRWARHAHQHFGRGSGSAARLNFGDCFAYAAARVLNEPLLFKGDDFGHTDVQAAVA; encoded by the coding sequence ATGATCCTCGATACGTCCGCGGCGGTCGCCATGCTGCGGGCCGAGCCCGAAGCGGAGGCTTTTCTCGCCGTCATCCAGGCGGCGGACACCGTGCGGATGTCGACGGCGTCGGTGCTCGAGCTGTCCATGGTGACGGCGGCGAGCGGACCGCAGATCGTCGATGATCTCCTGGAGGGGTTCGCGATCCAGGTCGTGGCCGTCGATGCGGAGCATCTGAGGTGGGCACGACATGCCCATCAGCACTTCGGCCGCGGGTCGGGCTCTGCCGCCCGGCTGAACTTCGGCGACTGCTTCGCGTACGCCGCGGCTCGTGTCCTCAACGAACCGCTGCTGTTCAAGGGCGACGACTTCGGGCACACCGACGTCCAGGCCGCCGTCGCGTAG
- a CDS encoding type II toxin-antitoxin system VapB family antitoxin, giving the protein MATMNIKDPRVHELAQRLAALRGSSATAAVRSALEDAVQAELGRRAERATVLQRLQQRVASTCGQWLDDDELYDDRGLPR; this is encoded by the coding sequence ATGGCGACGATGAACATCAAGGACCCGCGGGTGCACGAGCTCGCCCAGCGCCTGGCCGCGCTGCGCGGCTCGAGTGCGACCGCCGCCGTCCGCTCCGCGCTGGAGGACGCCGTGCAGGCCGAGCTGGGCAGGCGCGCCGAGCGCGCGACGGTGCTACAGCGGCTACAGCAGAGGGTGGCTTCGACCTGCGGGCAGTGGCTGGACGACGACGAGCTGTACGACGACCGAGGCCTCCCCCGATGA
- a CDS encoding VOC family protein, with protein sequence MKITKTTIAFDAADMQAESTFWASLLDGRIEPFDDDWINIVIGDGSWVVAVQHAPDHRPPTWPANDVPQQIHIDLYVDDIHASHEEVLRLGARPLQDADLDAAEGWAVYADPAGHPFCLCWE encoded by the coding sequence ATGAAGATCACCAAGACCACGATCGCCTTCGACGCGGCCGACATGCAGGCCGAGAGCACCTTCTGGGCGAGTCTGCTCGATGGACGCATCGAGCCCTTCGACGACGACTGGATCAACATCGTGATCGGCGACGGGTCCTGGGTGGTGGCGGTCCAGCACGCACCCGATCACCGGCCGCCAACCTGGCCGGCGAACGACGTCCCGCAGCAGATCCATATCGATCTGTACGTCGACGACATCCACGCCTCGCACGAGGAGGTGCTCCGTCTCGGCGCCCGGCCGCTGCAGGACGCCGACCTCGATGCTGCCGAGGGCTGGGCGGTGTACGCCGACCCGGCCGGGCACCCCTTCTGCCTCTGCTGGGAGTAG
- a CDS encoding YafY family protein, with protein MTDPQPPIVRTLAVLELISERPGIGAAELASRLGVSERAVRRHVELLRGAGVGIEARRGRYGGYWPERGARMPVRFTAAEAISVVMAVLDGHHRAGDPDDPVGAALGKILRTLPPSVALPAEALRRTTEPVPNDEAARARPEVAAALIDAVDARRRLDLHYVGESGRPWEVTVDPWAVVVRHARWYLLCFAHQAGAVRTLRVDRIQRVDAREESFEPPEQLDAVAVLEANLATGWEHDVEIWIDAPVAEVARWLPRALGSLTPDGGGCLLRGTTSDPAWYVEQLTRLPCHFVIRADDAMRAAAAELGERLLAASRDSDH; from the coding sequence ATGACCGATCCTCAGCCACCGATCGTCCGCACGCTGGCTGTGCTGGAGCTGATCTCGGAGCGACCCGGCATCGGTGCGGCGGAACTGGCGAGCCGGCTCGGTGTCTCCGAGCGCGCCGTACGGCGGCATGTCGAGCTGCTGCGCGGCGCCGGTGTCGGCATCGAAGCACGCCGGGGGCGGTACGGCGGCTACTGGCCGGAGCGGGGTGCGCGAATGCCGGTGCGATTCACCGCCGCCGAGGCGATCAGCGTGGTGATGGCGGTGCTCGACGGTCATCATCGCGCCGGTGATCCGGACGATCCCGTCGGCGCGGCACTCGGCAAGATCCTGCGGACCCTGCCGCCGTCGGTGGCGCTGCCGGCCGAGGCCCTGCGGCGTACGACCGAACCGGTGCCGAACGACGAGGCTGCGCGGGCACGCCCCGAGGTCGCGGCCGCGCTCATCGACGCGGTGGACGCGCGTCGCCGGCTGGACCTTCACTATGTCGGCGAATCCGGTAGGCCCTGGGAGGTCACGGTCGATCCGTGGGCGGTCGTTGTACGGCACGCGCGGTGGTACCTGCTGTGCTTCGCGCACCAAGCCGGCGCCGTCCGCACCTTGCGGGTCGATCGGATCCAACGGGTGGACGCACGGGAGGAGTCGTTCGAGCCGCCCGAGCAGCTGGACGCCGTTGCCGTGCTCGAGGCCAATCTGGCGACGGGCTGGGAGCACGATGTCGAGATCTGGATCGACGCGCCGGTGGCCGAGGTGGCGCGATGGCTGCCGCGTGCGCTGGGCAGCCTCACCCCGGACGGCGGGGGCTGCCTGCTGCGTGGGACGACGTCCGACCCCGCGTGGTACGTCGAGCAGCTGACCCGGCTGCCCTGTCACTTCGTGATTCGCGCGGACGACGCGATGCGGGCGGCGGCCGCGGAGCTGGGGGAGCGGCTGCTCGCCGCGAGTCGTGACTCGGACCACTGA
- a CDS encoding alpha/beta hydrolase: MQLLFLHGAGGYEDDQALATRLGAAAGVQPRMPRVPDENMSYEGWAVPIRAALGDLGPEDLVVGHSFGGSVLLKVLAERAWPLTRAILLAVPCWRPEGWDQSEYAFDGAEPPQTLVLHQCRDDEVVPFEHLALNAAALPRARVVEHAHGGHQLDEVDADALLSSR; this comes from the coding sequence ATGCAGTTGCTCTTCCTGCACGGCGCCGGCGGGTACGAGGATGACCAGGCGCTCGCGACCCGACTCGGCGCGGCGGCCGGCGTCCAGCCGCGGATGCCTCGCGTGCCAGACGAGAACATGTCCTACGAGGGTTGGGCAGTGCCGATCCGGGCCGCGCTGGGCGACCTGGGTCCAGAGGATCTCGTGGTCGGCCACTCATTCGGCGGCTCGGTCCTGCTGAAGGTTCTCGCCGAGCGGGCCTGGCCATTGACGCGGGCGATTCTGCTGGCCGTGCCGTGCTGGCGCCCGGAGGGTTGGGACCAGAGCGAGTACGCCTTCGACGGTGCCGAGCCACCGCAGACGCTCGTGCTGCACCAGTGCAGGGACGACGAGGTGGTCCCGTTCGAGCACCTCGCGCTCAACGCCGCGGCCCTGCCGCGGGCCCGCGTGGTTGAGCACGCACACGGTGGCCATCAGCTCGACGAGGTCGATGCCGACGCACTCCTGTCCTCGCGCTGA